A stretch of DNA from Manihot esculenta cultivar AM560-2 chromosome 7, M.esculenta_v8, whole genome shotgun sequence:
ttgattTTTTGAGGAGACATGCATGGTGGAGATGAATCTTTTTGCAAGCTGAATACGAACAACGTGGTGGTGATCGATATCCAAATGCTTAGTTCTTTTACGGAAGACAGAGTTGGCAGCAATATGTTGGGCTACTTTGTTGTGAAGTAGAATGCGTAGTTGAGGTTTGATTTGAAATTCTTGCAATAGATATATTATCCATTGGAGTTCGCATACTGTAGAAGCCATGCTTCTACATTTAGCCTCCGTAGAAGACCTACTAACAGTGATCTGCTTCTTTGTTTTTCAGGAAATAAGAGAGGGTCAGAGGAAAATGCAAAATCTGGTCAAAGACTTTCGTGATGTAGGACATACAGCCCAGTTAAAGTCATAGAAAGCTGAAATTTTGAAATCATTCTTGGTGGGGAAGGACAAGCCATCAAAGCTGCATCAAGATGTGATTTTTTGGGTTGTTGCATATACTAACTTAACTGTTGCGTTGAATATGTAATGTCCGGTCTTGTGAGGCTTAGGTACAACAAGTGGCCTATTAGTCTTCTATACTGTTTTGGGTCATTAAGTAGTTCCCCTTCATTTTTATCTAACTTTAGTCCTTTTGGAAAGGAAAAAAAGCTAAATTTTGCATCTTGTAAGCCTGTATCGGTAACGATGTCATTCACATATTTTTGTTACGTCGGAACATGCCTTCAGTTGAGCGAACTATCTCAAGACCAAGGAAATACTGCACATGTTTGAGATCTTTGATTGTGAATGCTTTATGTAGCTAAGCTTTGACTTTCAGAATTTATTCTCTGTCTTTACCTACGTATGCTAGTAATGAATTGTACTTAGTTCTTCGACATTAATTGATCCATCAACATTATACTTAgttctaaaaatttattttgaagcaatagcttttttttctttaggtAGTCTGATTAGTACCCATGTATTATTTGTTTCTAAGACTCTAATCCAGTTACTATCCTTTCTTGCTTCCTTGTAAGACTTAGATATATTTATGATTGAAGGTAGAGAGatgagtaaaaaaattatatgaaggAATGTGTGGCTGCATATGTGTAGGACCTAGAGCTTCGTCTGTTTTTGATATTTGTGAAACATAATCTTCTAACCATTGTGGTCTTAATATATGTCTTGTGCTTCTCCTTATTAGAGGAGGTGAGGTTACAATGGGTGGTGAAGTAGTAACTGAGGATTCTGAAATGGGTGAGGGAATTTCAGTCTCTGAATTTGTGGGCATATTTATGCTTGGTTGTGTGTTTTCAAAGGAATAAAAAATGATGTTGGGTATGGGTGTTGTGAGTTAGTTATTTGACGTTTGTGCAtaagagaaaatattttcataaaagacAATATCTCTAGAAATaaagattcttttattttttacatcatATAACTTGTATACTTTAAAACTTTGTACAAAATCAAGAAAAATACATTTAGAAGctcttttttcaaatttatttttgtgtGGTTGTGTATTAGTTGCAATACAGACAtccaaaaatttttatttgagaaCAATTTGGTTTTTAATTGTATAAAACCTCATAAGATgtttttcaattcaaaattgAATTAGACAGAATATTAATAATTAGGCCTGTATAATCGGTCAGTTCGGTTCCAAAGCAAACtgaatcaaaaaaattaaaaatcgaattttaaaaatattagaaaccgaaccaaattgatTATTAAGATATAacaaaatcgaaccaaaccgataaaaatcaattcgattatataaaattaaaatttataaatttaacacGTTTGGACTTAAACTTCTGATTGAGTTGGATAAGGGAGAGGAAGAAAGAGGTTGGGTTTGGCCCGCTGGTTGGCTGGGTAAGGGttagtataataatatatagtaaaatcgattaatttagttaatcggttatttaacacatttaaccgaatcaaactgaatatttcaattaattgaaCTGCTAAACTGAAATCGATCGATTCGGTTTCTCGATTTGAACCAAGATATGTTCTCTTCTGTTAATAATGTGAGTTGCTAGCAAAATTGATTCACTCCAAAATATTATtggtaaatttaattgaaacatGAGATCTTGTTATTTGAATGTTGCAGACAAAACGTATTATTGCGAGTTCAAAAGGATTTAGGAGCTTTTTCAGCAATAAAGTGTTTGAGAAAAGCAAGAAAGGAGGTTTCGAGTTTAGAGACGAGATTGGGGTTGGGAGGGGGACTGGATTTGGGTTTGGGAGGAAGAAagggagaagaggaagaagaggagaGAGGTAGCGAGGAAGGAGAGTGTGAGGAGGAGAATTAGGGATCTGGATCTTGATGATGGCATTATGTGCAATTTGCTTGGTTTTTTTATGATTGTTTATGGTTATGAAAATCGAAGCAAGTGCTAGAGAGTTGTTTCAGTGTCTTTGGAGAAGAAGCTAATGGCTGAAATTAGGGCAAACATTGATATAAAATCAGATAGAACTATTACCAATATGCATGTAagaaattttcttatttaatctaattttcttattttttttattatttttcttcagCTATATTACTGGTATGTATGACTGTCGCAAAATATATGGAGCACAAAACAGATCTCCAATACATTTACAGAGACTAcctcattttatttcatattgTCAATTCTCCAAGAGCAGATCTTCTGGCTTGTATTATTACAAAACGAATTTCTTCTGATAAACATCGAAGGGCTTGGAAGCAGAAAGTTGAGGCTTCTGCACAcattttaaaatacaataatcAACATAAATCAACGAgaatatcataatttttttttcaaataggcttataaatttcataaaattatatcGAATTActtgattttttcttttaattttacattCATGAAGCTAGATATGTTGGAATCAAAATATGTCAAATGGGTTTGTAAaatttcgcaaatgagtttttttatggattaaataataaatttttaaaaaaagtagcTTTTTTTTCTATGAATAGGGaactaattttgaaaataacGTTTATAGAGGTAGGTGATTACCTGTAATAACCTGTCATGGAAAAGAGTTCTGAAGAATCTAGTAGCAAAGCAGCCTTGTTGATCAGCTTCTTCAATGGACCTATAGATTCTGTCAAGTAGTTCTCTATATGTTATTTCTTGGCCTTTGTTCACATGGCTTGTGAGAGTATGGGTCAGTGCTCCACTCATTTTCATGTCAGCCTTACTGAAAGCCTGCCATTATTTCATCTCACTTTAAGAATGCACTACttcacccaaaaaaaaaaatcaaataattcaaataattttcttaCATCAGTATCAGCAGCCATTTGATCATCTCGACAAGCAGTGATTGTAATAGCTAATCCACCACTTGTGTCTTTTTTAGCACCAGAGGGTGGGCTGTTGTCAATCCATGTGTTCCTGTATCATGCctcaaatttatataaatatatataaaaaaatagacaaTAATTTTAAGTGAAAAAATGAAAAGACACTTACGTATCTCTGTTGTAGACATAAGATAGATCAAGAACAGTTCCACTATGACAAGCATCAACGATTCCATGGAGTGTGACCCCTTTAGGAAGTGGCCGAACAATGGTGTTGTAAATTTCATTATCAAATATCATTCCTTTCTCTATATAATCAACCGGGCAAATAGTTTCATCGAACCCATCTCGCTCATCGCCCTCGAAATCCGGCTGTCGTAACCCATGTCCGGAGAAGAAGAACACCAACGAGTCGCCGGCGTGGCAGTCGTCCATGAGCCATTTCATGCCGTTTTGAATATTCTCTTTTGTTGGTTTCAATTCTTTATCCGCCTCATATTCTTTGAAAACAACTAATCTTTAAAACCCTAAATCATtatgaaaaaaacaaaaagaagagaaaatctCGTAAAGATCATTTGCATGTACCTGTGAGAATGAGAAGGTTCTCTGGCTTAAATCCAAAGGTATCAATCAACCAAGCTTTCATCAACGTTACATCATTGATAGTACCCTTGAGCTCATATTTGGTGCCTTTGTAAGTAACGGCGATGAGCAGCGCACGTTTCCTTGGCCTTGGCTCCGCCGCCAACTTGGAAGAAACTGCCAAAGGGGAGGGTTTAGTGTTGAGAGATTCCTTGTTGTTCTCAGGCTTGATAAGCTTGAAAGCATCCTTAATCTTGTGAAAAAAATTTCCTTTTGCTTGAGTGTTACTCTGTAGAGGTCTTTTATCAAATGTAGCAGACATCTTCAGTTTCACGAAATCTGATGAACGACAAAGGCTATGGTAATGGGAAGAGACAAGATAGGGTATATATATTGTGTAGGCAATTTATAAACTTTATCCTTTTTCTTATGCATTAAGTTTTATTGAGTTGTTTATATTCTAGTTCACTTTAGAATACTCCAACAACTTGTGTCTGTCTGTCtctttttgtatatatataaattggaTCTATGGGCTCAAAAGAAACAATTTTacaagtttttatatttatactctaaatttttaatttttaaatttattgtaattgtatatttttcaaattaatttttattatatataattatttttaccaTATAAATAACTTgattaatttagttaaatttctaattatttaaaattttcaattaaaattaaaatttttatttaaatatgagagaattaagtattttaattatataattcagTAAGAgtttacaattttaattaaaatttaattttagtaaatttaaaaatgataaaaatttgtGTAAGttaatttatgataaaaataatgacatataatatatcatttaaatctaattaaaattaatttaaaaatttgctataattataataaatttaaaagtgaaGACTTTTTTATtcagaattaaaaatttagactATTGTTTAAacctaataattaaatatttttcattcaaaTCACATTTATATATACTAGTAATATAAATATACGGAATTTATATGAATTCAAATTATGATTTTAAACTATGAGCACTTATAAACTTAGTTTAGATATGCTTTTTTTTCACCTAAATTATCAAACAAGTTTCATTTTAATATCAATTTAccccaaaataaaaaattttaaattaaatttcttgatttctttctttactgaaattttttatttaataaaaaaattctgaaattaatttttttaaaaaattcgctCTAAATTGAGCTTGaattaacatatatttttaGGCTGATTTAAACAAAAAGTTGCTCTGAAAAATAAGCTTAATTGAACTTCTCCAATGGGTAAAATTGAACACAAAAACGATTTTAGGTAATAAAACCTAAATTGTGAAAcaggaaaaaatgaaaaaaaaagcaaaagccAAATCCTGCAATTTTTATGGTACAAGAAAGGAAATTGCTAGATGCTGAGCTAGCTATGGCCTATGGGCGCCCATAGCTTTTTCCTCGGGGAACATTTTTGAGATTCCTTTTACCAGGTGACTGAAGCTCCTGCTCATCAACCATGGAAGCCAGAGATATTTCCTTATAGGGAAGTCACTGAGGTTTGAAATATCTCgaaaagtatttaattttatttgataaatgtTGAAATGAATGATtcgatactttttttttttaaataaaatcaaatattttatttttataaataaaataaataattgcagAATCGCTTTACCGTTTAGTAAATTAATTCGATGCATAAAACtattctttattatttattagttattttattaattatgatatCAAAATATATGATTCCAATTCTATATTCAAATAAATATGCATATATTAAAGTAAACGTatgatctttttaattttcaattgaaaatcttaaattaataatagtataatattaaattaacttttttaaaacagTATTAATTTCTACTAtacactaattttttttttaaaaaaaattgttactgTTGACGAATGAATTCCAACTGAAAATTCAAAATCTTTTTGTAAACCAATCGTGAACCAACAATATAGATTATTCCTAAGAACTTTTGATGCTGGCCAAAAAGCTAGCTGATAAGAATATTGTACAGAGAAAATATTTATCTAAAGCAAGTGTGTAAACCTGAAAAACAATAGTTATAATGGAATCCATGTAATTATATTACAGGTTCATCATGAATCGGATATTGTCAAAAACTGTATCaaaatttataagaaaattctTACATGTAACTATATGCATATAAACTTAGAACAACGAATAAATTAGACAAAATCATACTACGTctgtaattaattatattttattgccGGATGCacatgtttttaaaaatttttaaaattatatatctgtaatttattatttaaattgagtctatatgaaattaaaatataaatatataaaatttaatgaattttacaATAAACGCATCTTATTTagcaaattttaatattttctaaaaattgtaatatcaaaactaaaaagaaaaaatttttttttctaacaatATCCATAAATGTACCCCTCAATGCATCTTCTTTTCTCGATTTCagattgctttttttttttcgataaAAAAAGTTGTgatatcaaaactttgaaaggtCTGTAATGGAATCATATTTCTTAGATTTTGGTTTCTTTGATTATAGTTCACGTCTCTCTTTTGTTATGATGGATATCTTTATTCTTCCACCTTATAAAGAAGGGAGAAGAATTGGATGCACTTCTCTTTATTTGGTGCATTCTTTTCTTTGATTCCAAATTTTCCAGTAACTACTGCTTTTACTAGGATTCCTGTGTGATTCTagtttcagttcggttttttattattttttatttcgatATAATTTAGGTTAAGGCTAAAATTTGAGTCTaagtttttcaaaataattttatgagTCTTTTTATAAACGTCATATCTAAAtgatcatttaaattttaaagttaattattaatacatattatattatataatacgTCTTAAAACtatcttttaaattatataatcttAAATTATAAGGTGCATATCTAATAAAGGAATGAACttattatgaaatataatagtaaatttataattgaaaatgataaaataatttcatattcCTTTCCTatgtttttttcatttattctttctttttagGAGGAAGTCAttgtttttctctatttttcttcTTAAAAAAATCCTTTTCACAGTTTGTAAGTGGCTTCTCCTGCTCCTTCCGGATACTGAATATGAGTTTTCCTTGTCATTATCAAATGGTCAGTATatatctttcttttatttttatttttttaattttaattggttTTATTTCGATGGTAGGAGGTGTTTCattaaaaatgagtttttaagctaCTATTTGATTTTTAGAGGGGTGTTAGTTGGGTcagtattcggtcggttcggtttaaaatcgaatcgaaccgaataaaccgaaaactaaaatttttagtcaaaaaccgaaccgaaccggtctgattcggttcgatttggttcagtttaatcggtttcgatttttaataaattttttattttttaccctttatttttagtattttaaaatttaattaaaatattttaatcttaatatgatttaatttctctatattatcgaaaataacatattattattactaagcggttcggtttgattttttcgattttttctgatcaaaactgaatcaaaccgaaataactgaaatttctgaaattaaaaatcgaaccgaagcgaattgaataaaaaaccgaatcaaaattttaaattaattcggttcgatcaattttttcggtttaaaccgaatactgctcacccctaaatgCTAGACTAGAGGGAGGGCTATGTTTTAGAGGTTAATACCTATTGGGGTCAATACTAGGCTTTTAGACTATCAAGATGATTTTGAACATCTGCGGGTGAAAGGAGCTCTAGGACGCCTCTTAAGGTTTGTTGTTaattggtattttttttttcttagttgGTGTTCATCTGAATTCTTTTTGCTTAGACTCACATATGACTTTTTAGATTTGATCACTCTGTATTCTTAACTCTGATCGCACTTGGACTTTTTGTTTTTCagtatatattttactttttcaaatTCTGTTGatgagatttattttttattgatggtgggtttttcttttgattgatttgaTGTTGTAATTATGCTTTCTGGTGCTTGCATGTGTGTCTTCTGATTGGTTTTATGATATGGAGTGGTTCTCTCTATGGGAGCTTCCAAAGGACAGCATCCTATTGATTCCTAATGGCCAGCAGTATCAAGGTGATGGAGAAGCATGTTTTTCTAGTTTAATTAGGGTTTTTggtttatatatatgtttttcttgcatttgggagattttttttttatttttttaatcttgtttttttataaaattgttttAAGCATGTATAGTTACTGTTTGGGCCTAACCCAGTTCTGTtgaatgattaattttttattatattttagagtTTATTCAGTAATATCTTAAAAATgaatagtaaattattttattaatactgttaaaataatagtttcacaattattttaattaatgatttgtttatatttaaaaattataattttagtaatattttatttgttgagagaaaaataaataaataaatattatatgctATAAATTgaagtaaatataataaaacctgagatttttctaattttctcaatgcactaaaattataataacagttttaagataaaaaatattgatttaTTGATACAATTTAagtctatattattaaaatttgcgACTGTTGCCGTAAATTCATAGTTTAAAAATAGATTAATTACATCAATTCCTTTTACTTTTTTTCTCTCCCTTTCCCTCGATTTGGAAAATTATAGAATTTTGGGgattaaattaagtaattttattggattactattaaataatttaaattttagtttatataaaGATACTTATGAGATGCATGGACCCACCAGATTGGGGCCTACACAAACTGGGCTCCAATAAGGGTTTTAGTCTTTCGGGTAACTGAACCAAGCTTGAAGAGAGGCTTAAAAGGTGGATTCTGAATTGGGAGAAATTGACGATAAAACGtgatatgaaataatttattttgtaaaaataatttgtatataataaaaaaattttaaaaaataattt
This window harbors:
- the LOC110618734 gene encoding metacaspase-1 isoform X1, with amino-acid sequence MSATFDKRPLQSNTQAKGNFFHKIKDAFKLIKPENNKESLNTKPSPLAVSSKLAAEPRPRKRALLIAVTYKGTKYELKGTINDVTLMKAWLIDTFGFKPENLLILTVVFKEYEADKELKPTKENIQNGMKWLMDDCHAGDSLVFFFSGHGLRQPDFEGDERDGFDETICPVDYIEKGMIFDNEIYNTIVRPLPKGVTLHGIVDACHSGTVLDLSYVYNRDTNTWIDNSPPSGAKKDTSGGLAITITACRDDQMAADTDAFSKADMKMSGALTHTLTSHVNKGQEITYRELLDRIYRSIEEADQQGCFATRFFRTLFHDRLLQKPQLSASKPFDVYQKKFVL
- the LOC110618734 gene encoding metacaspase-1 isoform X2 is translated as MSATFDKRPLQSNTQAKGNFFHKIKDAFKLIKPENNKESLNTKPSPLAVSSKLAAEPRPRKRALLIAVTYKGTKYELKGTINDVTLMKAWLIDTFGFKPENLLILTEYEADKELKPTKENIQNGMKWLMDDCHAGDSLVFFFSGHGLRQPDFEGDERDGFDETICPVDYIEKGMIFDNEIYNTIVRPLPKGVTLHGIVDACHSGTVLDLSYVYNRDTNTWIDNSPPSGAKKDTSGGLAITITACRDDQMAADTDAFSKADMKMSGALTHTLTSHVNKGQEITYRELLDRIYRSIEEADQQGCFATRFFRTLFHDRLLQKPQLSASKPFDVYQKKFVL